One window of the Silurus meridionalis isolate SWU-2019-XX chromosome 24, ASM1480568v1, whole genome shotgun sequence genome contains the following:
- the LOC124377806 gene encoding serine/threonine-protein kinase pim-1-like isoform X1: MRAMENSSCTDYAMCEAEKAIDELNTRLVLPGNYSEASYSFTQSQSEGNPRKRKTDITGSPEDQTEGTPSNRSSTEMDESKTQPFKRKIDHFRTAKFNGRYKVENLLGRGCYGRVYNAVRKTDGKKVAIKCVLKFRNESYITIPGHRCRLPREAALLELVCKPPRCPYVIELLEWFELDSFIILVLKRPDPCINLYNFRQNLVGGLTEEQVQMIMKQTVEVALHCRERGVFHRDIKEENILVNPDTLHVKLIDFGCADLYKETPYTEFAGTPLYIPPEWTSNGTYMAESGTVWGLGILMYSLLCGTRPDYIPEDYSDLNIPDYLSENSRNLLMWCLKKKPEERPTLQQILAHKWF, from the exons ATGCGAGCGATGGAGAACTCTTCCTGTACGGATTATGCTATGTGTGAAGCGGAGAAAGCAATTGATGAACTAAACA CGAGGTTGGTTTTACCTGGAAACTATTCTGAAGCATCCTACTCCTTCACTCAAAGCCAAAGCGAGGGGAATCCTCGGAAAAGAAAAACGGATATtacaggttctcctgaagacCAGACTGAGGGTACACCAAGTAATAGGAGTAGTACAGAGATGGACGAGAGCAAGACTCAGccgtttaaaagaaaaatcgaCCATTTTCGAACAG CAAAATTTAACGGACGCTACAAGGTGGAAAATTTGCTGGGAAGAGGATGCTACGGCCGTGTCTACAACGCTGTCCGGAAAACAGATGGGAAAAAG GTGGCcattaaatgtgtgttaaaattCAGAAATGAATCGTACATCACAATA CCCGGTCACAGGTGCAGGCTCCCTCGTGAAGCGGCACTATTAGAGCTTGTGTGCAAGCCGCCTCGCTGTCCATACGTGATAGAGCTGCTCGAATGGTTTGAGTTGGACTCATTCATCATCTTGGTCCTCAAGCGGCCTGACCCCTGCATCAACCTCTATAATTTCCGTCAAAATTTAGTTGGAGGTTTAACGGAGGAGCAGGTTCAAATGATCATGAAGCAAACAGTTGAAGTTGCACTTCACTGCCGTGAGCGAGGTGTCTTCCATCGTGACATCAAAGAAGAAAACATTCTTGTGAACCCTGATACTCTTCACGTGAAACTAATTGATTTCGGGTGTGCTGACTTGTATAAGGAAACCCCCTATACAGAATTTGCAG GCACTCCACTTTACATCCCCCCTGAATGGACCTCCAACGGTACGTACATGGCGGAATCGGGCACCGTCTGGGGTCTTGGCATACTCATGTACTCCCTGTTATGTGGGACACGACCGGATTATATTCCTGAAGACTATTCTGATTTGAACATCCCTGATTATCTGTCTGAAA ATTCTCGCAACCTGTTAATGTGGTGTCTAAAAAAGAAACCTGAGGAACGACCAACGTTGCAGCAGATCCTAGCACATAAATGGTTTTGA
- the LOC124377806 gene encoding serine/threonine-protein kinase pim-1-like isoform X2 produces the protein MRAMENSSCTDYAMCEAEKAIDELNTRLVLPGNYSEASYSFTQSQSEGNPRKRKTDITGSPEDQTEGTPSNRSSTEMDESKTQPFKRKIDHFRTAKFNGRYKVENLLGRGCYGRVYNAVRKTDGKKPGHRCRLPREAALLELVCKPPRCPYVIELLEWFELDSFIILVLKRPDPCINLYNFRQNLVGGLTEEQVQMIMKQTVEVALHCRERGVFHRDIKEENILVNPDTLHVKLIDFGCADLYKETPYTEFAGTPLYIPPEWTSNGTYMAESGTVWGLGILMYSLLCGTRPDYIPEDYSDLNIPDYLSENSRNLLMWCLKKKPEERPTLQQILAHKWF, from the exons ATGCGAGCGATGGAGAACTCTTCCTGTACGGATTATGCTATGTGTGAAGCGGAGAAAGCAATTGATGAACTAAACA CGAGGTTGGTTTTACCTGGAAACTATTCTGAAGCATCCTACTCCTTCACTCAAAGCCAAAGCGAGGGGAATCCTCGGAAAAGAAAAACGGATATtacaggttctcctgaagacCAGACTGAGGGTACACCAAGTAATAGGAGTAGTACAGAGATGGACGAGAGCAAGACTCAGccgtttaaaagaaaaatcgaCCATTTTCGAACAG CAAAATTTAACGGACGCTACAAGGTGGAAAATTTGCTGGGAAGAGGATGCTACGGCCGTGTCTACAACGCTGTCCGGAAAACAGATGGGAAAAAG CCCGGTCACAGGTGCAGGCTCCCTCGTGAAGCGGCACTATTAGAGCTTGTGTGCAAGCCGCCTCGCTGTCCATACGTGATAGAGCTGCTCGAATGGTTTGAGTTGGACTCATTCATCATCTTGGTCCTCAAGCGGCCTGACCCCTGCATCAACCTCTATAATTTCCGTCAAAATTTAGTTGGAGGTTTAACGGAGGAGCAGGTTCAAATGATCATGAAGCAAACAGTTGAAGTTGCACTTCACTGCCGTGAGCGAGGTGTCTTCCATCGTGACATCAAAGAAGAAAACATTCTTGTGAACCCTGATACTCTTCACGTGAAACTAATTGATTTCGGGTGTGCTGACTTGTATAAGGAAACCCCCTATACAGAATTTGCAG GCACTCCACTTTACATCCCCCCTGAATGGACCTCCAACGGTACGTACATGGCGGAATCGGGCACCGTCTGGGGTCTTGGCATACTCATGTACTCCCTGTTATGTGGGACACGACCGGATTATATTCCTGAAGACTATTCTGATTTGAACATCCCTGATTATCTGTCTGAAA ATTCTCGCAACCTGTTAATGTGGTGTCTAAAAAAGAAACCTGAGGAACGACCAACGTTGCAGCAGATCCTAGCACATAAATGGTTTTGA
- the lipt1 gene encoding lipoyltransferase 1, mitochondrial produces MFLRTGGSFRTRDLDRLARHVSTLHSCFDGKAGLVLRSSSTDIFQNLAFEDWIYDRVDLQSRNLLFLWRNAPAVVIGRHQNPWQECHVELLRRTGIPVARRRSGGGTVYHDLGNINMTFFTSKKKYDRQKNLGVVTGALKALRPNVDVCATERFDIVLNGCYKISGTAARLGRTSAYHHCTLLCSADRSVLSAVLQSSCTGIKSNATPSVPSPVANLSDHDPSLNPDSLMDAIASRYNHEFDLDTPVLTVDPGSEVLMPGIHKMTADLQNWDWVYGKTPKFSVRTSLTVESTNIGLEMGIKNGVVETCLLDVPHEWLPADFVKELCASLTGIRFCPDEFVVAVAAFLRTNSSCSQHVQKTLSLCENIVLVM; encoded by the coding sequence atgttTCTGAGGACTGGAGGCTCGTTTCGAACACGTGACCTTGACCGGCTCGCACGACACGTGAGCACGTTACACTCATGTTTTGACGGTAAAGCGGGACTCGTCCTCAGGTCTTCCTCCACGGACATTTTCCAGAATCTGGCTTTTGAGGATTGGATATATGATCGTGTCGATCTGCAGAGCCGGAACCTCTTGTTTTTATGGAGGAACGCTCCGGCGGTGGTGATCGGGAGGCACCAGAACCCGTGGCAGGAGTGTCACGTGGAGCTGCTGAGGAGGACCGGCATCCCGGTGGCGAGGCGGCGGAGCGGTGGTGGGACCGTGTATCACGATCTGGGCAACATAAACATGACTTTCTTCACCTCGAAGAAGAAATACGACCGCCAAAAGAACCTCGGGGTCGTCACTGGAGCACTGAAGGCTCTCAGGCCGAACGTTGATGTCTGTGCTACAGAGAGGTTTGACATTGTCCTGAACGGGTGTTACAAAATCTCTGGGACTGCAGCCAGGCTTGGGAGGACAAGCGCCtatcatcactgcaccctgcTGTGTTCTGCAGACCGCTCTGTCCTCTCAGCGGTCCTACAAAGCTCATGCACTGGCATTAAAAGCAACGCCACCCCCAGTGTCCCTTCTCCTGTTGCAAATCTCTCAGATCACGACCCATCTCTCAACCCTGATTCCCTCATGGACGCCATTGCTTCTCGTTATAATCATGAGTTCGATCTTGACACTCCTGTCCTCACAGTCGACCCGGGATCAGAGGTTCTAATGCCTGGCATTCACAAGATGACCGCTGATCTTCAAAACTGGGATTGGGTTTATGGTAAGACCCCGAAATTCAGCGTTCGCACCTCTTTAACTGTGGAGAGCACCAACATTGGACTGGAGATGGGCATCAAGAATGGGGTCGTTGAAACCTGCCTGTTGGACGTACCCCATGAGTGGCTGCCTGCTGACTTTGTAAAAGAGTTGTGTGCCAGTTTGACTGGCATTCGGTTCTGTCCGGATGAGTTTGTTGTGGCTGTGGCAGCTTTCCTGAGAACAAATTCTTCCTGTTCTCAGCATGTCCAAAAAACACTAAGTCTATGTGAAAACATTGTATTAGTAATGTAA